One region of Salvelinus sp. IW2-2015 linkage group LG6.1, ASM291031v2, whole genome shotgun sequence genomic DNA includes:
- the ccne2 gene encoding G1/S-specific cyclin-E2, with amino-acid sequence MANVRRSGRITLKARDENAPEENVKIRRKRKSEPSKKIPPAVKKQSYEIQKRWSEEGASPCVLVETPHKELEMTRDRSGFKQFRFKNIFIKTSPLPCLSWASSDDVWIKMLNKELKYVHDKAFLQQHPKLKPKMRAILLDWLLEVSEVYTLHRQTAYLAQDFFDRFMLTQDDMEKDRLQLIGITALFIASKMEEIYPPKLHEFAYVTDGACEEEAILEMELVMLKALNWNLCPETVITWLKLYAQVESLKDGVNFLVPQFSQDTYIQITQLLDLAILDINSLDYQYGILSAAAFCHFFSFDVVHKVSGLTWDSIAPCVRWMTPFMRTVSACPRVELKDFKKVTSDDRHNIQTHVDYLSMLSDAHQRQPDSQDSLSPAALGGILTPPKSTEKPANH; translated from the exons ATGGCTAACGTTAGACGCAG TGGTCGCATCACATTGAAAGCAAGAGATGAGAACGCACCAGAAGAGAATGTCAAGATCAGACGAAAaagaaaatctgag CCATCCAAGAAGATTCCACCCGCAGTGAAGAAACAAAGCTATGAAATACAG AAACGGTGGTCAGAAGAAGGGGCAAGTCCATGTGTCCTCGTAGAAACACCACACAAGGAGCTGGAGATGACAAGAGACCGGTCTGGCTTCAAGCAGTTCCGATTCAAGAACATCTTCATCAAGACCTCACCGCTGCCCTGCCTcag CTGGGCCAGCTCAGATGACGTGTGGATTAAGATGCTGAACAAGGAGCTGAAGTATGTCCACGACAAGGCCTTCCTACAGCAGCACCCCAAACTAAAGCCCAAGATGAGGGCCATTCTCCTGGACTGGCTTCTAGAG GTGAGTGAGGTGTACACTCTGCATCGACAGACTGCTTATCTGGCTCAGGACTTCTTTGACCGCTTCATGCTGACACAGGATGATATGGAGAAGGACCGACTGCAGCTCATAGGCATCACAGCCCTCTTCATCGCGTCTAAGATGGAG GAAATCTACCCGCCAAAGCTCCATGAGTTTGCCTACGTTACTGACGGAGCCTGTGAGGAAGAAGCGATCCTGGAGATGGAACTTGTCATGTTGAAG GCGCTGAACTGGAACCTGTGTCCAGAGACGGTGATCACATGGCTGAAGCTCTATGCTCAGGTGGAGTCCCTGAAGGATGGCGTCAACTTCCTGGTACCTCAGTTCTCTCAGGACACCTACATCCAGATCACACAG CTTTTAGACCTTGCCATACTGGACATCAACTCTCTGGACTACCAGTATGGGATACTGTCTGCTGCTGCCTTCTGCCATTTTTTCTCATTTGATGTTGTCCACAAAGTATCGG GTTTGACGTGGGATAGTATTGCTCCCTGTGTCCGGTGGATGACCCCCTTCATGCGCACTGTCAGCGCCTGTCCCAGAGTAGAGCTCAAAGACTTTAAGAAAGTGACGTCTGACGACAGACACAACATCCAGACACACGTAGACTACCTGTCCATGCTG AGCGACGCTCACCAGAGGCAACCGGACAGCCAAGACAGTCTCTCGCCTGCTGCCTTAGGAGGGATATTGACTCCACCAAAAAGCACAGAGAAACCAGCCAATCACTGA